The genomic segment GGCCGGGACGGCAATATCGAAAAAAACCGGACCGATCTGGAAGCGCTTTACCGCCTTGAATACGCGGCCGAGTGGAAGAAATTTCTGCAAGGCGTAGTGATTCGTGATTTCAACGATCTGCCTTTTGCGGGCAATGCCATTGGCCAACTGGCTGATATGCAGAACTCGCCAGTTAAATTGATTCTGGCCCGCGCTGCTTTTGAAACGGCATGGGATAACCCAAGCGAGCTATCACGCAAGCTGGAAAACGCCAAGCAATCTGTGCTGGAAAAAACCACTGCCTTATTAAAAGGCAGCAATCAGCCCGCCAACACTAATGCTGCTGAGCTGGGCGAAGTGGGCAAGCAGTTCTTGGGCATTACCCGTTTGGTGCAGGCAGATAGTGCCGGTGCTGCGCCGATTAACAGCTATCTGGAGCAGCTGGGCAAGCTTAAAGGCAAGATGAATCAGATTGCCAGCAGCGATGAGCCGGGTGCACAGGCGCGGCCACTTGTTCAAGCTACTTTAAATGGCAGTGGCTCCGAGCTGGCCGATACCCTGCAGCAGGTGGATAACGCGCTGCTTACACCTCTTTCACAAGAAACACGCGATATGGTGCGGCCAATGCTGGTTCGCCCCCTGATCCAAACTTACGCCGTGCTGCTTGGTCCGGTAGAAAAAGATTTGAATCAGGCATGGCAAAAAGAAGTGTACGGCCAGTGGAAAGTGCTTTCTGCCAAATATCCATTCAGCGATTCAGCCAATGAAGCGCCTATGTCGGATATCGCCAAGTTTGTAAAACCGAAAGAAGGCACGGTCGATAAGTTTACTGAAAAGTATTTGAATGGCTTGGTGACGCAAAAGGGCGACAGCCTAACACCGCGCACATGGGCAAATTTAGGCATTCGTTTTAATCCGGCATTTCTGGCTGGGATGGGCCGCCTGAGCAGTATGGCTTCCAGCCAGATGGCAGATTCATCTAGTGCTAAATTTGAGCTGCAAGCGATTCCTACATCGGGCTTATCCGAGATTGTGTTTGAGGTAGATGGCCAGGAAATGCGTTACCGCAACGGGCCTCAGCCATGGCAATCCTTCAGCTGGCCAGGCACAGGTAATACGCAGGGCGCCAGAATTCAGGTGGTTGCGTTTAGCGGTGTAAGCGCTGTTGTCAGCAATCAGCAGGGGCGTATGGGCTGGATGCGTTTACTCGCGCAAGCTCAGGTTGAGCAGCACGATGCCGATTCGGCCACGCTGACCTGGAAGATTCGTCGGGGAGATGCCGGGGATGCGGATGTCGTCCGTTTTAATTTCCGCGCAGTGAGTGGTGTAAACCCTCTGCAACTCTCTGGTTTACGTAAGCTGTCATTGCCAGAACGCGTGACAATGTAAGGTGCTGCCATGCTAAATAATTTTAAACGGGCTCAGGATTTGCCGATGCAATATGCAATTTTTGGCAAATTACCCCGGCGTGCTGATTTTATCCGTATCAATGCCAGCCACCCGGTTGCGCTGGATGTGGATCAGTCGCTGGCCGACAGCCTGAAGGTTCTGGCTTTAAAACCGGATTGGCAAACACGCTATATGCAGGCTCCGGCCAGCGAATTTTTAATGCATAGCCGTGATTTGCGGGGCGCTTTTTTAGGCGTTTGCCTGCCCAGCCATGATGAAGCTTTGCGTTACTACCCGCTGGTGGCCGGGGTCTGTGTGCCCGCTGATGTACTGATGGGCAACGAAGCCGAGTTTTTACTGGCCAACGAGCTGTTTTTTTCTGGTTTAAAAGACCAGCTGAAAAGCGCGGTGGATAACTCGGTAGAAATGATTGCCTGCAAGCAGTTTATGGAAGACCAGATGTCGTTTGGCAGCCGTGCCGCAGCAGATCTGGGCCTTGCCGCCCAATTGCTCGAACGGCATATGGCCAACACGCCTGCTACATTACTCGAACAGGCATTGAATAAGTCCGGGCGGGGGGATTTGGAATCAACTCTGCTGGCTTTTGCGTTTTATTTGCAATTATCACGCCGCTACGGCGGCAGCATGGCCTCGCAAGTGTTTTTGTTGCCATTGCCTGTAGGTGTGGGTGAAGAAATTCTGGGCGCCGCTGTTTGGTTATCGCTTTGCCGTGCAGCGATTCAAGCCCAGGGTATTAGTCAGATTAATTTTGCCTTTATTGAGCAGGCTGGTAGCCGGTTTATGGCTTTGGCGCTTAATCCTCTGACTGATAAGCAGTTGAGCATGTTGTGGGGGGAAACAGCCGATCCATTGCAATTAGTGAATGTATGCGATTTGAACTCCCCGTGGCGCAGTCATCAATCCTATGCCGAGGCTTCGTATATTTTAGGCAGACAGCTTAGCGATCCTACGTTGTCTTTACTAAAATTGCGTGAAATTGTCGTTAAAATTACTTACGGAATCAGTTAGTTTCGTGTTTTAATTCTGCAACTTATTTTATTTAGGAATGGCAATGGCCAAGGAAAGCACACAGAAAAAACTATCGCGCGTTCGTCCTCCTCGCGTTCAGATTACTTACGACGTTGAAATTGGCGACGCAATTGAAAACAAAGAGCTGCCCTTTGTATTGGGCGTAGTGGGCGATTACACCGGTAATACCCCACAGGCCAAATTGAAAGAGCGCAAGTTCATTCAAATTGACCGCGATAATTTTGATGATGTTTTAAAAGGCATGGCACCTAGCCTTGCCATGAAAGTAAATAACAAATTGAAAGATGACGATTCGCAAATGTCGGTTTCTTTGCAATTTGAATCACTGGCCGATTTCGAACCACAAAATGTGGTGAATCAGGTTGAGCCATTAAAAAAACTGCTGGATGCACGCAGAAGACTTTCAGACCTGCGTAATAAGGTAGTCGGTAACGATAAGCTGGAAGAGCTGCTGGATGAAGTGGTTCGCGATACCGAAAAATTACATCAAATTAGCCAGGCTAGACCAGCCTCTGCAGAGGAGTAATCGCTATGTCAGATCTACAGAAGCTTGAAGCGGGCACCGTTGAGCACAGCGAAGCCAGCAGCCTGCTTGATTCAATTATTGATAACAGCCGTATTGCCAGCAATGAGCAGGAAAAAGACCGTACCCGTGATTTGATCAGCGAACTGGTTGATCAGGTTTTGGCAGGTACCGTAACGATTTCCCGCGATTTAAGCGCCAGTATGGATGTGCGTATTGCAGAAATTGATGCGCTGATTTCAGAGCAGCTGAATGAAATTATGCACCACGCTGATTTCCAGAAGCTGGAATCCTCATGGCGTGGCCTGAAGTACCTGACGGCTGAATCAGAAACCAGCACCATGCTGAAAATCAAGGTGCTGAATGCGTCTAAAAAAGACCTGCTGAAAGATTTTAAAGCTTCGTCTGAATTTGACCAAAGCGCCTTATTTAAAAAGATTTACGAAGAAGAATACGGCACCTTTGGTGGCGCACCTTATGCGGGTCTCGTGGGCGATTTTGAATTTGGCCGCCATCCGGAAGACTTCTACCTGCTGGAAGAATTATCCCATGTGGCCGCAGCTTCACACGCGCCGCTGATTACCTCGGCAGGTGCAGGCTTGTTTGGCCTGGAAAGCTTTACCGATATCGGCAAGCCACGCGATCTGGCCAAGATTTTTGATACGGTTGAATACACCAAGTGGAAATCATTCCGTGAATCAGATGATTCCCGCTATGTAGGTATGGTATTGCCGCACGTACTGGGCCGCCTGCCTTATGGCCGCGATACCGTGCCGGTTGAAGAATTTGATTTTGAAGAAAACGTCGATGGCACCGATCACAGCAAATACCTGTGGACCAATGCTTCTTACGCCTATGCCGCTCGCTTAACGGCTGCTTTTGCCGAATACGGCTGGCTCGCTGCGATTCGCGGTGTGGAAGGAGGTGGCTTGGTAGAAGGTTTACCAGCGCACACCTTTAAAACCGACGATGGCGAAGTGGCCCTGAAATGCCCTACCGAAGTCGCCGTGACCGACCGCACTGAAAAGCTGCTGTCTGATCTGGGCTTTATTTCTTTAGTGCATTGTAAAAACACCGATTACGCCGCTTTCTTCAGCGGCCAGTCATCGCAAAAAGCCAAGACTTATAACACTGATTCGGCCAATGCCAATGCGCGTTTGTCTACTCAGCTGCCTTATATTTTCTCGGTTTCGCGCATTGCGCATTACATGAAATCGATCATGCGCGACAAGATCGGCAGCTTTGCTTCACGCCAAAATGTGCAGGATTTCCTGAACACATGGCTGGCGCAATATGTGCTGCTGGATGATTCGGCTAGCCAGGAAGCCAAAGCTAAATACCCATTGCGTGAAGCGCGTGTTGACGTGGTTGAAGTACCTGGCAAGCCAGGTGTGTACCGCGCAGCCGCGTTCTTGCGCCCTCACTTTCAGCTCGATGAGCTAACCATTTCCTTGCGTCTTGTGGCTGAGTTGCCAAAACCAACCCGTTGATGCAGTGAAGCGTAGAAGTAACTTTTATTAACTGTAAGGAGTTTACAAATGGCTTTTGATGCATTTTTGAAAATTGATGGTATTCCAGGTGAATCTACTGATGACAAGCATAAAGACTGGATCGAAATCCAATCTTTCTCGCACAAAATTGAGCAGCCAGCTCAAGCAACTGCTAGCTCTGCTGGTGGTGCTACCGCTGAACGTGTAAACCACGCTCAATACGTGATCACTCACTTCTTGGATAAAGCCAGCCCAAAGATCTACGAAGCATGCTGCACTGGTAAGCACATCAAAGATGTAACCATCGAATTGTGCCGTTCCGGTGGCGATAAAGTGAAGTACATGGAAATCAAAATGGAACAAGTTTTGATTTCTAAGGCAGAGCCACATGGTTCAGCCAATGATGAAGGTTTCCCTAGCGAAACCGTAAGCTTCAGCTACGGCAAAATCAAGTGGACTTACACCCAGCAAAAACGTACTGACGGCGCTGGTGGCGGTAATGTTAGCTCTGGTTGGGATCTGACCGCTAACAAAACGATCGCTTAAATCGTTTTTATATCACCATTCGGGTGATAAGCGATAAGTAGCAAACTGATCTGCTGCAAGGCAGATCAGTTGTTTTAAAAAAAGGGATTTAATAATGAAACGTTCAGGGTTTGTTTATGCAGCTTTACTTGTGATTGCTGCCAGTGTGACCGGATGTGCAGAAAATCCAGCAACACCGACTGCAACGCCTTCTACTTCATGGAAGCATGCGCCGGTAGAAACAACGTCAACCGTTACAAAAGCTGCAGAAACAGCAGCAGCGGCCACCCAAGCTGCTGTTGATCCATCCTTTCTTAAGTTTGACAAAATGTCTGCCAAACTGACCCCAGAGCACGAGCTGCAACTGATGAGCCTGCTGCCAAAATTAAAAGAAGCTAAAGCAATTACCCTACGTGGCTATTGCTACAAGAAAGACATTGGTAACGCGAAGTCCGCCGCTTTGGCTCGCGCGGTGAATGTAGAGAAATTCCTGGTTAAACAAGGTATCTCTAAAAAGAAATTAAGCCGTCGCTTTAATACCGAAGATGCAGAGCATGCTGTACGTGTTGAGATCGGCAAATAATACCGTTCATTCCCTTGCCATTTACCCGCTCTACCTGGATTGCAAATGATTTCCCCCATGCCTTTATCACAATTACTGAGCAGCTTTGCGGCTGCATTTAATCAAGATCAGCGATTGATCTCCCTGCAGTTAGGAGATGGCGCAGCATGGGGTGAGCAGCTTTTACCTCAGCGGGTGGATGGCAGCGAAGGGATTAACCAGGCTTACCGCTATCAGATCGATTGCTTATCCCCTGATGGCGCTTTAGAGCTTAAATCCTTACTCGGTTTACCCATTGTTTTATCGGTGGCTGATGCCAATGGCGATGCGGTTGAGCGTTGTGGCGTCATCTCGCAAGCGCAATTGCTGGGCTCAGATGGGGGCTTTGCTAAATACGCACTGACGGCAGAACCGCCGTTTGCCTTACTCCGCTACCGCCGCACTTCTCGCGTATTTCAAGACCTATCCGTCCCCGATATCGTTAAACAAGTTTTAGCCGAACACCAGGCTAAAAACCCCGTGTTTGCCGCCGTGCAAACGCTGGATTTCAAACTCTCTGGCACGCATGGCCCGCGCTCTTACTGCTTACAGTACCGTGAATCCGATTTCGACTTTCTGACGCGATTATTAGCCGAGGAAGGCTTGGCGTGGCGATTCGAACATCTGCCGGGCGACAATCCGCAGGTGCAGCTGGTCATCTTTGACGATGCTTTTGCGCTACCCGAAGCAC from the Iodobacter fluviatilis genome contains:
- the tagF gene encoding type VI secretion system-associated protein TagF, translated to MLNNFKRAQDLPMQYAIFGKLPRRADFIRINASHPVALDVDQSLADSLKVLALKPDWQTRYMQAPASEFLMHSRDLRGAFLGVCLPSHDEALRYYPLVAGVCVPADVLMGNEAEFLLANELFFSGLKDQLKSAVDNSVEMIACKQFMEDQMSFGSRAAADLGLAAQLLERHMANTPATLLEQALNKSGRGDLESTLLAFAFYLQLSRRYGGSMASQVFLLPLPVGVGEEILGAAVWLSLCRAAIQAQGISQINFAFIEQAGSRFMALALNPLTDKQLSMLWGETADPLQLVNVCDLNSPWRSHQSYAEASYILGRQLSDPTLSLLKLREIVVKITYGIS
- the tssB gene encoding type VI secretion system contractile sheath small subunit, with amino-acid sequence MAKESTQKKLSRVRPPRVQITYDVEIGDAIENKELPFVLGVVGDYTGNTPQAKLKERKFIQIDRDNFDDVLKGMAPSLAMKVNNKLKDDDSQMSVSLQFESLADFEPQNVVNQVEPLKKLLDARRRLSDLRNKVVGNDKLEELLDEVVRDTEKLHQISQARPASAEE
- the tssC gene encoding type VI secretion system contractile sheath large subunit encodes the protein MSDLQKLEAGTVEHSEASSLLDSIIDNSRIASNEQEKDRTRDLISELVDQVLAGTVTISRDLSASMDVRIAEIDALISEQLNEIMHHADFQKLESSWRGLKYLTAESETSTMLKIKVLNASKKDLLKDFKASSEFDQSALFKKIYEEEYGTFGGAPYAGLVGDFEFGRHPEDFYLLEELSHVAAASHAPLITSAGAGLFGLESFTDIGKPRDLAKIFDTVEYTKWKSFRESDDSRYVGMVLPHVLGRLPYGRDTVPVEEFDFEENVDGTDHSKYLWTNASYAYAARLTAAFAEYGWLAAIRGVEGGGLVEGLPAHTFKTDDGEVALKCPTEVAVTDRTEKLLSDLGFISLVHCKNTDYAAFFSGQSSQKAKTYNTDSANANARLSTQLPYIFSVSRIAHYMKSIMRDKIGSFASRQNVQDFLNTWLAQYVLLDDSASQEAKAKYPLREARVDVVEVPGKPGVYRAAAFLRPHFQLDELTISLRLVAELPKPTR
- a CDS encoding Hcp family type VI secretion system effector is translated as MAFDAFLKIDGIPGESTDDKHKDWIEIQSFSHKIEQPAQATASSAGGATAERVNHAQYVITHFLDKASPKIYEACCTGKHIKDVTIELCRSGGDKVKYMEIKMEQVLISKAEPHGSANDEGFPSETVSFSYGKIKWTYTQQKRTDGAGGGNVSSGWDLTANKTIA
- a CDS encoding OmpA family protein, whose protein sequence is MKRSGFVYAALLVIAASVTGCAENPATPTATPSTSWKHAPVETTSTVTKAAETAAAATQAAVDPSFLKFDKMSAKLTPEHELQLMSLLPKLKEAKAITLRGYCYKKDIGNAKSAALARAVNVEKFLVKQGISKKKLSRRFNTEDAEHAVRVEIGK